A stretch of Burkholderia sp. HI2500 DNA encodes these proteins:
- a CDS encoding 3-hydroxyacyl-CoA dehydrogenase, whose translation MDIKDRVFLITGAGSGLGAAVARMVVAEGGKAVLLDVNEEAGAGLVRELGAAARFVKTDVTSEADGQAAVAAARDAFGRIDALVNCAGVAPGEKVVGREGPHSLDRFARAVSINLVGTFNMIRLAADAMSKQEPNAEGERGVIVNTASVAAFDGQIGQAAYAASKSGVVGMTLPIARELARFGIRVVTVAPGIFATPMMAGMPQDVQDALGKSVPFPPRLGRPDEFAALVRHIAENTMLNGEVIRLDGALRMAPR comes from the coding sequence ATGGATATCAAGGATCGCGTTTTTCTGATCACGGGCGCCGGTTCCGGCCTCGGCGCCGCGGTGGCGCGCATGGTGGTCGCGGAAGGCGGCAAGGCCGTGCTGCTGGACGTCAACGAAGAAGCCGGCGCGGGCCTCGTGCGCGAGCTTGGCGCGGCTGCGCGCTTCGTGAAGACGGACGTGACGAGCGAAGCCGATGGGCAGGCGGCCGTCGCCGCCGCGCGTGACGCGTTCGGCCGCATCGACGCGCTCGTCAACTGCGCGGGCGTCGCGCCGGGCGAGAAGGTGGTGGGCCGCGAGGGCCCGCATTCGCTCGACCGCTTCGCACGCGCGGTGTCGATCAATCTGGTCGGCACGTTCAACATGATCCGGCTGGCCGCCGACGCGATGTCGAAGCAGGAGCCCAATGCGGAAGGCGAGCGCGGCGTAATCGTCAACACCGCGTCGGTCGCGGCGTTCGACGGGCAGATCGGGCAGGCCGCGTATGCGGCGTCGAAGAGCGGCGTGGTCGGCATGACGCTGCCGATCGCGCGCGAACTCGCGCGGTTTGGCATTCGCGTGGTGACGGTCGCGCCGGGCATCTTCGCGACGCCGATGATGGCCGGCATGCCGCAGGACGTGCAGGACGCGCTCGGCAAGAGCGTGCCGTTCCCGCCGCGGCTTGGCCGCCCGGACGAATTTGCGGCGCTGGTGCGCCACATCGCCGAAAACACGATGCTGAACGGCGAAGTCATCCGTCTCGATGGCGCGTTGCGCATGGCACCGCGCTGA
- a CDS encoding TetR/AcrR family transcriptional regulator, whose amino-acid sequence MRHDQAATAATDSDETPAPLRRRKAHIRESNEAHLLACAEAVFAERGLDGASTAMIAERAGLPKANLHYYFPTKLALYRRVLDDLFEDWHRAAGSFEADDDPVEAIGAYVRAKMALSRRRPLGSKVWANEIIHGAEHMQDILSERVKPWFDTRVKVIDGWIARGLLAPIDAHALMYLIWATTQHYADFDAQIRALSGKRTFTQKAYDEKTEQVVQLVIRACGAVSPHAKT is encoded by the coding sequence ATGAGACATGACCAGGCGGCAACCGCAGCCACCGACAGCGACGAAACGCCCGCGCCTTTGCGGCGACGCAAGGCGCACATCCGCGAGTCCAACGAAGCGCATCTGCTCGCCTGCGCGGAGGCCGTGTTCGCGGAACGTGGGCTCGACGGCGCGAGTACCGCGATGATCGCGGAGCGTGCCGGCCTGCCGAAAGCCAACCTGCATTACTACTTCCCGACGAAGCTTGCGCTGTACCGCCGTGTGCTCGACGACCTGTTCGAGGACTGGCATCGCGCAGCCGGTTCGTTCGAGGCCGACGACGATCCCGTCGAAGCGATCGGTGCCTACGTGCGCGCGAAGATGGCGCTGTCGCGGCGGCGCCCGCTCGGCTCGAAGGTCTGGGCCAACGAGATCATCCATGGTGCGGAGCACATGCAGGACATCCTGTCGGAACGCGTGAAGCCGTGGTTCGATACGCGCGTGAAGGTCATCGACGGCTGGATCGCGCGCGGGCTGCTCGCGCCGATCGACGCGCATGCGCTGATGTACCTGATCTGGGCCACCACGCAGCACTATGCGGATTTCGATGCGCAGATCCGCGCGCTGAGCGGCAAGCGGACGTTCACGCAGAAGGCGTACGACGAGAAGACCGAACAGGTCGTGCAGCTTGTGATTCGCGCATGCGGGGCGGTGTCGCCGCACGCGAAGACGTAG
- a CDS encoding acyl-CoA synthetase — protein MSDGATARAVPAYADAVARFSIETAEQQLHGDLERGLNACVECCDRHASADAIALDWIDAGGQHHRYTFAQMKALSARVANLLVAQGVKPGDVVAGLLPRTPELVATILGTWRAGAVYQPLFTAFGPKAIEHRLRMSDARLVVTNVANRAKLDEIADCPPVATVREPGETLPARDIDFRAVLDAQSDAFEPVLRQGTDLFMMMSTSGTTGLPKGVPVPLRALLAFGAYMREAVDLRADDRFWNIADPGWAYGLYYAITGPLLLGHATTLYEGSFTVDSTYDVIERLGITSLAGSPTAYRMLMAAGTEAAARLKGKLRVVSSAGEPLNPEVVRWFDAALGAPIYDHYGQTELGMVVNNHHGLAHVVHAGSAGLAMPGYRVAVLDDASRELGPGEPGNLAIDIARSPLLWFHGYWQQNTPAIAGGYYRTGDNVELEPDGTVSFIGRADDVITSSGYRIGPFDVESALIEHPAVSEAAVIGVPDAERTEIVKAFVVLSKDYDGTPALAEELSLHVKRRLSAHAYPRAIDFVDALPKTPSGKIQRFVLRKMEAEKAAQP, from the coding sequence ATGTCTGATGGAGCTACCGCCCGCGCGGTGCCGGCCTACGCCGACGCCGTGGCCCGGTTCAGTATCGAGACCGCCGAGCAGCAACTGCACGGCGACCTGGAGCGCGGCCTGAACGCGTGCGTGGAATGCTGCGACCGGCACGCATCCGCGGACGCGATCGCGCTCGACTGGATCGACGCGGGCGGGCAGCATCACCGCTACACGTTTGCGCAGATGAAGGCGCTGTCGGCACGCGTCGCGAACCTGCTGGTCGCGCAGGGCGTGAAGCCGGGCGACGTGGTGGCGGGGCTGTTGCCGCGCACGCCCGAACTCGTCGCGACGATCCTCGGCACGTGGCGCGCGGGTGCCGTCTACCAGCCGCTGTTCACCGCGTTCGGCCCGAAAGCGATCGAGCACCGGCTGCGCATGAGCGATGCGCGCCTGGTCGTGACCAACGTCGCGAACCGCGCGAAGCTCGACGAGATCGCCGATTGCCCGCCCGTTGCGACGGTGCGCGAGCCGGGCGAGACGCTGCCGGCGCGCGACATCGATTTCCGTGCGGTGCTCGATGCGCAGTCCGACGCGTTCGAGCCGGTGCTGCGCCAGGGCACGGACCTGTTCATGATGATGTCGACGTCGGGCACGACGGGTTTGCCGAAGGGCGTGCCGGTGCCGCTGCGCGCGCTGCTCGCGTTCGGCGCGTACATGCGTGAAGCGGTGGACCTGCGTGCCGACGACCGGTTCTGGAACATCGCCGATCCGGGCTGGGCGTACGGCCTCTATTACGCGATCACGGGCCCGCTGTTGCTGGGCCACGCGACGACGCTCTACGAGGGCAGCTTCACGGTCGACAGCACGTACGACGTGATCGAACGGCTCGGGATCACGAGCCTCGCCGGCTCGCCGACTGCCTACCGGATGCTGATGGCGGCCGGCACGGAGGCGGCGGCGCGGCTGAAGGGCAAGCTGCGCGTGGTCAGCAGCGCGGGCGAACCGTTGAATCCGGAAGTCGTGCGCTGGTTCGACGCGGCGCTCGGCGCGCCGATCTACGATCACTACGGCCAGACCGAACTCGGGATGGTCGTGAACAACCACCACGGCCTCGCGCATGTGGTCCACGCCGGCTCCGCCGGCTTGGCGATGCCCGGCTACCGCGTCGCGGTGCTCGACGACGCGAGCCGCGAGCTCGGCCCCGGCGAGCCCGGCAACCTCGCGATCGACATCGCGCGCTCGCCGCTGCTGTGGTTCCACGGCTACTGGCAGCAGAACACACCGGCGATCGCGGGCGGCTATTACCGGACCGGCGACAACGTCGAGCTGGAGCCGGACGGCACCGTGAGCTTCATCGGCCGCGCGGACGACGTGATCACGTCGTCCGGCTACCGGATCGGCCCGTTCGACGTGGAAAGCGCGCTGATCGAGCATCCGGCCGTGAGCGAGGCCGCCGTCATCGGCGTGCCCGATGCGGAGCGCACGGAGATCGTCAAGGCGTTCGTCGTGCTGTCGAAAGACTACGACGGCACGCCGGCGCTGGCCGAGGAACTGAGCCTGCACGTGAAGCGGCGGCTGTCCGCTCACGCCTATCCGCGCGCGATCGACTTCGTCGACGCGCTGCCTAAAACCCCGAGCGGCAAGATCCAGCGCTTCGTGTTGCGCAAGATGGAAGCCGAGAAGGCCGCTCAACCCTGA
- the preA gene encoding NAD-dependent dihydropyrimidine dehydrogenase subunit PreA — MADLRCTIAGITSPNPFWLASAPPTDKAYNVNRAFEAGWGGVVWKTLGLDPHVVNVSSRYGAVQWNGQRIAGLNNIELITDRPLDVNLREIAQVKRDWPDRALIVSLMVPCNERDWKWILPLVEDTGADAVELNFGCPHGMSERGMGAAVGQVPEYVEMVTRWVKEGTKLPCLVKLTPNISDIRMGSRAAYKGGADGVSLINTINSIVAVDLDHMAPMPTVDGKGTHGGYCGPAVKPIALNMVAEIARDPETPNLPISGIGGISSWRDAAEFMVLGAGSVQVCTAAMHYGFRIVSDLADGLSNWMDEKGYATLDDIRGRAVPNVTDWKYLNLKYDIKARIDQDRCIQCGLCHIACEDTSHQAITATKDGVRHFEVVDSECVGCNLCMHVCPVEQCITMERVDSGDYANWTTHPNNPASADAGASAGAAAPEKHAKKAA, encoded by the coding sequence ATGGCCGACCTTCGCTGCACCATCGCGGGCATCACTTCGCCGAACCCCTTCTGGCTGGCGTCCGCGCCGCCGACCGACAAGGCCTACAACGTGAACCGCGCGTTCGAGGCGGGCTGGGGCGGTGTCGTCTGGAAGACGCTCGGGCTCGATCCGCACGTCGTCAACGTCAGTTCGCGCTATGGCGCGGTGCAGTGGAACGGCCAGCGCATCGCGGGGCTGAACAACATCGAGCTGATCACCGACCGTCCGCTCGACGTGAACCTGAGAGAGATCGCGCAGGTGAAGCGCGACTGGCCGGACCGCGCGCTGATCGTGTCGCTGATGGTGCCGTGCAACGAGCGCGACTGGAAATGGATCCTGCCGCTCGTCGAGGACACGGGCGCCGACGCGGTCGAGCTGAACTTCGGCTGTCCACACGGGATGAGCGAGCGCGGGATGGGCGCGGCGGTCGGGCAGGTCCCCGAATATGTGGAGATGGTCACGCGCTGGGTGAAGGAAGGCACGAAGCTGCCGTGCCTCGTGAAGCTCACGCCGAACATCAGCGACATCCGGATGGGCTCGCGTGCCGCGTACAAGGGCGGCGCGGACGGCGTGTCGCTGATCAACACGATCAACTCGATCGTCGCGGTCGATCTCGACCACATGGCGCCGATGCCGACGGTCGACGGCAAGGGCACGCACGGCGGCTATTGCGGCCCGGCGGTCAAGCCGATCGCATTGAACATGGTCGCGGAGATCGCGCGCGACCCGGAAACGCCGAACCTGCCGATCTCGGGCATCGGCGGCATCTCGTCATGGCGCGACGCGGCGGAGTTCATGGTGCTCGGCGCCGGCAGCGTGCAGGTGTGCACCGCCGCGATGCATTACGGATTCCGGATCGTGTCGGACCTGGCCGACGGATTGTCGAACTGGATGGACGAGAAGGGCTACGCGACGCTCGACGACATCCGCGGCCGCGCGGTGCCGAACGTGACCGACTGGAAATACCTGAACCTGAAGTACGACATCAAGGCGCGCATCGACCAGGACCGCTGCATCCAGTGCGGGCTGTGCCATATCGCGTGCGAGGACACGTCGCACCAGGCGATCACCGCGACGAAGGACGGCGTGCGCCACTTCGAAGTGGTCGATTCGGAATGCGTCGGGTGCAATCTTTGCATGCATGTGTGTCCGGTCGAGCAATGCATCACGATGGAGCGTGTCGATTCGGGCGACTACGCGAACTGGACCACGCATCCGAACAATCCGGCAAGCGCGGACGCGGGGGCGAGTGCAGGCGCGGCGGCACCCGAGAAGCACGCGAAGAAGGCTGCTTGA
- a CDS encoding Zn-dependent hydrolase produces the protein MNAVSETVKRAAFDTSIKVDGKRLWDSLMEVAKIGATPKGGVCRLALTDLDKAGRDLIVSWAKAAGCTVTVDTMGNVFMRRAGRVADAAPVVTGSHADSQPTGGRFDGIYGVLGGLEVIRSLNDHGIETEHPVEVVIWTNEEGSRFAPAMVASGVFAGVFSLEYGLSRKDVDGKTIGEELARIGYAGDVPCGGRKLHAAFELHIEQGPILEAECKTIGVVTDAQGQRWYEITFTGQEAHAGPTPMPRRRDALLGASRVVDLVNRIGLDHAPFGCATVGMMQVYPNSRNVIPGRVFFTVDFRHPDDAVLAKMDAALRDGVARIAGEIGLETQLEQIFYYKPVAFDAACVEAVRSAADRFGFSHRDIVSGAGHDACYLAQVAPTSMVFVPCVDGISHNEIEDATPAWIEAGANVLLHAMLSRACEPAS, from the coding sequence ATGAACGCGGTATCGGAAACAGTGAAGCGGGCAGCTTTCGACACGTCGATCAAGGTCGACGGCAAGCGGTTGTGGGACAGCCTGATGGAAGTCGCGAAGATCGGCGCGACGCCGAAGGGCGGCGTGTGCCGCCTCGCGCTGACCGATCTCGACAAGGCCGGGCGCGACCTGATCGTCAGCTGGGCGAAGGCCGCCGGCTGCACGGTGACGGTCGATACGATGGGCAACGTGTTCATGCGCCGCGCGGGCCGCGTGGCCGATGCGGCGCCGGTCGTCACGGGCTCGCACGCGGATTCGCAGCCGACCGGCGGCCGCTTCGACGGCATCTACGGCGTGCTCGGTGGCCTCGAGGTGATTCGCAGTCTCAACGATCACGGCATCGAGACCGAGCATCCGGTCGAGGTCGTGATCTGGACCAACGAGGAAGGCTCGCGCTTCGCGCCGGCGATGGTTGCGTCGGGCGTGTTCGCGGGGGTGTTTTCGCTCGAATACGGGCTGTCGCGCAAGGACGTGGACGGCAAGACGATCGGCGAGGAGCTGGCGCGGATCGGCTACGCGGGCGACGTGCCGTGCGGCGGACGCAAGCTGCACGCGGCGTTCGAACTGCATATCGAGCAGGGACCGATTCTCGAAGCGGAATGCAAGACGATCGGCGTCGTGACCGACGCGCAGGGGCAGCGCTGGTACGAGATCACGTTCACCGGCCAGGAAGCGCACGCGGGGCCGACGCCGATGCCGCGCCGCCGCGATGCGCTGCTCGGCGCGTCGCGTGTGGTCGATCTCGTCAACCGGATCGGCCTCGATCATGCGCCGTTCGGCTGCGCGACGGTCGGCATGATGCAGGTCTACCCGAACTCGCGCAACGTGATTCCGGGCCGCGTGTTCTTCACCGTCGATTTCCGTCATCCGGACGACGCGGTGCTCGCGAAGATGGATGCTGCGTTGCGCGACGGCGTGGCGCGCATCGCGGGCGAGATCGGGCTCGAGACGCAGCTCGAGCAGATCTTCTATTACAAGCCGGTCGCGTTCGACGCGGCCTGTGTGGAAGCGGTGCGCAGCGCGGCCGACCGCTTCGGCTTCTCGCATCGCGACATCGTGTCCGGTGCCGGCCACGACGCGTGCTACCTCGCGCAGGTCGCGCCGACGTCGATGGTGTTCGTGCCGTGTGTCGACGGCATCAGCCACAACGAGATCGAGGACGCGACGCCCGCATGGATCGAGGCCGGCGCGAACGTGCTGCTGCACGCGATGCTGTCGCGCGCATGCGAGCCGGCTTCATGA
- a CDS encoding NCS1 family nucleobase:cation symporter-1 codes for MNHAANPADPDSAAAQGGSLYNDDLAPTTPAQRTWKWYHFAALWVGMVMNIASYMLAAGLIQEGMSPWQAVMTVLLGNLIVLVPMLLIGHAGAKHGIPYAVLVRASFGTQGAKLPALLRAIVACGWYGIQTWLGGSAIYTLLNILTGNALHGAALPVIGIGFGQLACFLVFWALQLYFIWHGTDSIRWLESWSAPIKVVMCVALVWWATSKAGGFGTMLSAPSQFAAGGKKAGLFWATFWPGLTAMVGFWATLALNIPDFTRFAHSQRDQMIGQSIGLPLPMALLSVVSVVVTSATVVIYGNAIWDPIDLTSRMTGIGVGIALVILTLDTMCCNLAANLVGPAYDFSSLWPKAISYRTGGMITATIAIVMMPWKILATTDGYIFTWLVGYSALLGPVAGILMVDYFLIRGTRLDTRALFDERGGFSYARGWNPAALAALAVGVLPNLPGFLHTAFPASFPNVPAFFNTLYTYAWFVGLVLASCVYGTWMKWRAGQHAQIARA; via the coding sequence ATGAATCACGCAGCGAATCCCGCCGATCCCGACAGCGCCGCGGCGCAGGGCGGCAGCCTGTACAACGACGATCTCGCGCCGACGACGCCGGCGCAGCGCACGTGGAAGTGGTATCACTTCGCGGCACTGTGGGTCGGGATGGTGATGAACATCGCGTCGTACATGCTGGCGGCCGGGTTGATCCAGGAAGGCATGTCGCCGTGGCAGGCGGTGATGACCGTGCTGCTCGGCAACCTGATCGTGCTCGTGCCGATGCTGCTGATCGGCCATGCGGGCGCGAAGCACGGGATTCCGTACGCGGTGCTCGTGCGCGCGTCGTTCGGCACGCAGGGCGCGAAGCTGCCGGCGCTGTTGCGGGCGATCGTCGCGTGCGGCTGGTACGGGATCCAGACCTGGCTCGGCGGCAGCGCGATCTATACGCTGCTGAACATCCTGACCGGCAACGCGCTGCATGGCGCGGCGCTGCCCGTCATCGGCATCGGGTTCGGGCAGCTCGCGTGCTTTCTCGTGTTCTGGGCGCTGCAGCTCTACTTCATCTGGCACGGCACCGATTCGATCCGCTGGCTCGAGAGCTGGTCCGCGCCCATCAAGGTCGTGATGTGCGTGGCGCTCGTGTGGTGGGCGACGTCGAAGGCGGGCGGCTTCGGCACGATGCTGTCGGCGCCGTCGCAGTTCGCGGCGGGCGGCAAGAAGGCCGGGCTGTTCTGGGCGACGTTCTGGCCGGGGCTGACCGCGATGGTCGGCTTCTGGGCGACGCTCGCGCTGAACATCCCCGACTTCACGCGCTTCGCGCATTCGCAGCGCGACCAGATGATCGGGCAGTCGATCGGGCTGCCGTTGCCGATGGCGCTACTGTCGGTGGTGTCGGTCGTCGTGACGTCGGCGACCGTCGTGATCTACGGCAACGCGATCTGGGATCCGATCGACCTGACGAGCCGGATGACGGGCATCGGCGTGGGCATCGCGCTCGTGATCCTCACGCTCGACACGATGTGCTGCAACCTCGCCGCGAATCTCGTCGGCCCGGCCTACGACTTCTCGAGCCTGTGGCCGAAGGCGATCTCGTATCGCACCGGCGGGATGATCACCGCGACGATCGCGATCGTGATGATGCCGTGGAAGATCCTCGCGACGACGGACGGCTACATCTTCACCTGGCTCGTCGGCTATTCGGCGCTGCTCGGGCCGGTGGCGGGGATCCTGATGGTCGACTACTTCCTGATTCGCGGCACGCGGCTCGACACGCGTGCGCTGTTCGACGAGCGCGGTGGCTTCAGCTACGCGCGCGGCTGGAACCCGGCCGCGCTGGCCGCGCTCGCGGTCGGCGTGCTGCCGAACCTGCCCGGCTTCCTGCATACGGCGTTTCCGGCGTCGTTTCCGAACGTGCCGGCGTTCTTCAACACGCTTTACACGTACGCGTGGTTCGTCGGCCTCGTGCTGGCGTCATGCGTGTACGGCACCTGGATGAAGTGGCGCGCCGGACAGCACGCGCAGATCGCGCGCGCTTGA
- a CDS encoding NAD(P)-dependent oxidoreductase: protein MTTQPTGDIAAHRLSSTQLSCEFADIAPLLDPTAAAAAASRCHYCYDAPCVQACPTQIDIPSFIRKIGNGNLKGAATDILSANPLGGMCARVCPTEILCEGACVRNHQDAQPVAIGALQRHATDWAMETGAVRFTRAPDTGRQVAVVGAGPAGLACAHRLALAGHRVTLFDARPKAGGLNEYGIAAYKTVDDFAQREVEWLLSVGGITLQTGVALGRDITLDALREQHDAVFLAMGLGGVRALSIDGEQLNGVMNAVDFIAQVRQADALENVPVGRRVVVIGGGNTAIDAAVQSRKLGAERVTMVYRRGVEAMSATWAEREFAQKSGVTLVTHAKPVRMAGENGQVTGVEFEAASGERFTVEADMVLKAIGQTLVPDAIDAALLTADGARIAVDADGRTAWPDVWAGGDCAATGGVDLTVQAVQDGKRAAASIDATLAQRDAKAA from the coding sequence ATGACCACCCAGCCAACCGGCGATATCGCCGCGCATCGCCTGTCGTCCACGCAACTCTCGTGCGAATTTGCCGACATCGCGCCGCTGCTCGATCCGACTGCCGCGGCGGCCGCCGCCAGCCGCTGCCACTACTGCTACGACGCGCCGTGCGTGCAGGCCTGCCCGACGCAGATCGACATCCCGAGCTTCATCCGCAAGATCGGCAACGGCAACCTGAAGGGCGCCGCGACCGACATCCTGTCGGCGAATCCGCTCGGCGGGATGTGTGCCCGCGTGTGTCCGACCGAGATCCTGTGCGAAGGCGCGTGCGTGCGCAACCATCAGGATGCGCAGCCCGTCGCGATCGGCGCGCTGCAGCGGCATGCAACCGATTGGGCGATGGAGACCGGCGCGGTGCGCTTCACGCGCGCGCCGGACACGGGCCGCCAGGTCGCGGTGGTCGGCGCGGGGCCGGCCGGGCTCGCATGCGCGCACCGGCTCGCGCTCGCCGGGCACCGCGTCACGCTGTTCGACGCGCGCCCGAAGGCCGGCGGCCTCAACGAATACGGGATCGCCGCATACAAGACCGTCGACGATTTCGCGCAGCGTGAAGTCGAGTGGCTGCTGTCGGTGGGCGGCATCACGTTGCAAACCGGCGTCGCGCTGGGCCGCGACATCACGCTCGACGCGCTGCGCGAGCAGCACGACGCGGTGTTTCTCGCGATGGGCCTCGGCGGCGTGCGTGCGCTGTCGATCGACGGCGAGCAACTGAACGGCGTGATGAACGCGGTCGATTTCATCGCGCAGGTGCGGCAGGCCGATGCGCTGGAGAACGTGCCGGTCGGGCGGCGCGTGGTGGTGATCGGCGGCGGCAATACGGCCATCGATGCGGCGGTGCAGAGCCGCAAGCTCGGCGCCGAGCGCGTGACGATGGTGTACCGGCGCGGCGTGGAGGCGATGAGCGCGACGTGGGCCGAGCGCGAGTTCGCGCAGAAGAGCGGCGTCACGCTCGTCACGCATGCGAAGCCGGTGCGCATGGCGGGCGAGAACGGGCAGGTGACGGGTGTCGAGTTCGAGGCGGCATCGGGCGAGCGCTTCACCGTCGAGGCGGACATGGTGCTGAAGGCGATCGGCCAGACGCTGGTGCCGGACGCCATCGACGCCGCGCTGCTGACGGCGGACGGCGCGCGCATCGCGGTGGACGCCGACGGGCGCACCGCATGGCCCGACGTGTGGGCCGGCGGCGACTGCGCGGCGACGGGCGGCGTCGACCTCACGGTGCAGGCCGTGCAGGACGGCAAGCGCGCGGCCGCATCGATCGACGCCACGCTCGCGCAGCGCGACGCGAAGGCCGCGTGA
- a CDS encoding acetyl-CoA C-acyltransferase: MTTQDPIVIVGTARTPMGGFQGDLAAASASDLGAVAIRAALERANVPAERIDEIVFGCVLPAGQGQAPARQAALKAGLPLAAGATTVNKMCGSGMKAAMFAHDLLLAGSAGVAVAGGMESMTNAPYLLPKARAGMRMGHGQVLDHMFLDGLEDAYEKGRLMGTFAEDCAQAYQFTREAQDAFAIASLTRAQRAIADGHFVSEIAPVTVKAGKTETVVSIDEQPGKAKLDKIPTLKAAFRDGGTVTAANASSISDGAAALVMMRRSEAERLGLTPKAVIVGHSTYADKPGLFATAPIGALRKLSEKTSWNLRDVDLFEINEAFAVVPMAAMRDLDLPHEKVNVHGGACALGHPIGASGARVMVTLLAALETYGLKRGVASLCIGGGEATAIAIERIA, encoded by the coding sequence ATGACGACTCAGGATCCGATCGTAATCGTTGGCACGGCGCGTACGCCGATGGGTGGTTTTCAGGGCGACCTCGCGGCGGCCAGCGCGAGCGACCTTGGCGCGGTAGCGATTCGCGCGGCGCTCGAGCGCGCGAACGTGCCGGCCGAGCGTATCGATGAAATCGTGTTCGGCTGCGTGTTGCCGGCGGGCCAGGGCCAGGCGCCGGCGCGGCAGGCCGCGCTGAAGGCCGGGCTGCCGCTCGCGGCGGGCGCGACCACGGTCAACAAGATGTGCGGCTCGGGGATGAAGGCCGCGATGTTCGCGCACGACCTGCTGCTGGCGGGTTCGGCGGGGGTGGCCGTCGCGGGCGGGATGGAGAGCATGACGAATGCACCGTACCTGCTGCCGAAGGCGCGCGCGGGGATGCGCATGGGTCACGGGCAGGTGCTCGACCACATGTTCCTCGACGGGCTCGAGGACGCGTACGAGAAAGGCCGCCTGATGGGCACGTTCGCGGAGGATTGCGCGCAGGCGTACCAGTTCACGCGCGAGGCGCAGGATGCGTTCGCGATCGCGTCGCTGACGCGCGCGCAACGGGCGATCGCCGACGGGCACTTCGTGTCGGAGATCGCGCCGGTGACCGTGAAGGCCGGCAAGACCGAAACGGTCGTGTCGATCGACGAACAGCCGGGCAAGGCGAAGCTCGACAAGATCCCGACGCTGAAGGCTGCGTTCCGCGACGGCGGCACGGTGACGGCCGCGAATGCGTCGTCGATCTCGGACGGCGCGGCCGCGCTCGTGATGATGCGCCGCTCGGAAGCCGAGCGCCTGGGCCTCACGCCGAAGGCCGTGATCGTCGGGCATTCGACCTACGCGGACAAGCCGGGCCTGTTCGCGACCGCGCCGATCGGCGCGCTGCGCAAGCTGTCGGAGAAGACCAGCTGGAACCTGCGCGACGTCGACCTGTTCGAGATCAACGAAGCCTTCGCGGTGGTGCCGATGGCCGCGATGCGCGATCTCGACCTGCCGCACGAGAAGGTCAACGTGCACGGCGGCGCGTGTGCGCTGGGGCATCCGATCGGTGCATCGGGCGCGCGCGTGATGGTGACGCTGCTGGCCGCGCTCGAAACGTATGGGTTGAAGCGCGGCGTCGCGTCGCTGTGCATCGGCGGCGGCGAGGCGACGGCGATCGCGATCGAGCGCATCGCGTAA